The genomic region AGATAAGAACTATCTGAAGAACGAAGAAAACCAAATCCATCTTGTAAAATTTCTAATACACCGTCTCCAAATATATCTTCACCGCTTTTTGAATGTTGTTTTAAAATAGAAAAAATAATATCTTGTTTACGCATACGTGCTAAATTTTCTAGACCCATTTTATTGCCAAGTATAATTAATTCAGAAACAGGAGTATTTTTAAGTTCGGTAAGATTCATAATGGTGGGTTCTTATTAAACTTTTGATAAATATTTATTTTGTTAAATAATAAAAAAGTAGAAAAATTAATTTATATAAATATATAATAAATAAAATTGTTTATTATGGATAATAATAAATATTTAATTTAATAAATTATTAAAATTAAAAATTGAATTATAGTTAAATTTTAAATTAATTAGTTAATTTAAAAATAAAATTATTTTTAAAAAATACTAACTTAAATTAGAATCTAAAAATTCTTTTAATTGAATTTTGGATACAGCTCCAACTTTAGTTGCTTTAACTAAACCATCGCTAAATAATAATAAAGTAGGTATACCTTTAATTGAATATTTAGCAGGAATTTTTGTATTATGTTCAACATTTAATTTTGCTACAATTATTTTATTTTTGTATTCTAAAGATATATCTTCTAAAATAGGAGATAAAATCTTGCAAGGATTACACCAACTAGCCCAAAAATCTACAAGAAAATATCCTTTATTTTTAATAATTTTAGATTCAAAATTACTGTCTGTTAATTCTATTATTTCATAATTATACATGATTATCTCCAGTTTAAAATTTCTATTTAAAATAAATAACAAATTATATTATAATAATTTATAAATAATTATTTTAATTATTAATATTTTTTATTATTTTTTTTAATCTAAATATATAAGAACTACTATCTTGTTTAATTTTTTCTTGCTTTTTAATTAAATTAATATTATTCCATAATAAATCACTTTGAGGTAACTCAAACAAAAATCTGCTATATTGAGTATTAATATTAATACCACGATAAAATCTTTGATTAGATAATGTAAAAAATAATTTTTTCTGAGCTCTAGTAATACCTACATAAAATAATCTACGTTCTTCTTCTATGTTATTAATATAATTGTTTGTATGAGGTAATATTCCTTCTTCTAATCCTGAAATTATAACAAAAGGAAACTCTAATCCTTTAGAAGAATGTAAAGTCATTAAATTAACTTTATTATTTTTTTCTGAATATTTTATATTTTCATTTTTAATATCTTTTAAAGAAATATTTGTTATAACATCATCTAAATTTAAAGGTTTATTTGTGAATTTACCTGAAAGCATGTCCAAAACATATTTATAAAAAAAACATAAATTACTAATAATATTATTTAATTTTTTCATATCTTTTACATTTTTTTTTAACCAATTTTCATAGTTAATTTTTTTTATTAAATATTTAAAAGCAAAAACAGGATTATCTTTAAATTTTAAATAAACTTTATTAATAAAAAAAGTAAACTTATTTAAATAATCTAAAATATTTTTTTTGTTTTTTTTTATAAAATTAATGTGAAAACTAGATTTAAATAAACTTATATTACTTATACGAGCACAGTCTGATAGTTTTTTTATTGTCATCATTCCTATGTTTCTTTTTGGTCTATTAATTATCCTTAAAAAAGAAACATCGTCATTAAAATTATTTACTAATTTCATATAAGATATAATATCTTTAATTTCTGAACTTTCAAATAAAGAATTGTTGCCATAGATTTGATAAGGTAGATTTTGTTCGATTAATTTTTTTTCTATTATTTTTGATTGATAATTATTTCTATAGAGAATAGCGTAATCTCTATAGTTAGTTTGATATTTTGATATATTTTTAGTTATTATTTTTGCAATTGAACTAGCTTCTAATTCTTCATTATTTGAAATTGTTATTCTAATTTTAGATCCATTATCTAAATTAGAAAATAATTTTTTTGAAAATATATGATGATTATTTGAAATTAAAATATTAGCAGCATTTAAAATTATCTTAGAAGATCTATAATTTTGTTCCATTTTAATTATTTTAGTTTGAGGAAAATCTTTTATTAATATCTGAAAATTTTGAGATCTTGCTCCTCTCCATGAATATATAGATTGATCATCATCACCAACAAAGGTAAAATTAGCTTGTTTATTAATAATCATTTTGATCATTTCATATTGAATAGAATTAGTATCTTGATACTCGTCAATTAATAAATAGTCAATATTATTTCTCCATTTTTCTCTAATTAATTTATTTTTTTTAAAAAGTATAGTTGGTAAAAAAATCAGATCATCAAAATCTAAAATATTAGAACATTTTAGATATCTATCATAAATTTTATACAATTTTATAAATAAAACATTTGAATTAGATAAATTGATTAGTTTTACATTGTTATAACTAATTAGATTATTTTTACATTTTGAAATAAATTTAATAAGTTCAATCAATAAATTTTTATCTTTATTTAATGATTTAGAAGTCAAATCTTTTAATAATTTAAATTTATCACTTTCATCTAAAATTGAAAAATTAGGTTTTATATCTAAATAATTTAGTTCAGATTTTATAATGTATAAACCAAGTGAATGAAAAGTAGAAATTATAACTTTTTCTGAATCACTAATTTCAATAATGCTATTTAATCTATTTTTCATTTCATTAGCAGCTTTATTTGTAAAAGTAATAGCAACTATTTTATTTTTTTTATAAATATGATTTTTAACTAAATGATTTATTTTATTAGTAATAACATTAGTTTTACCAGATCCAGCTCCAGCTAATACAAGACAAGGACCTTTTATTAAATTAATAATTTTTTTTTGATTAAAATTAAGCAACATTTATGATATTCAAAATTTATTTTAAGTTAATAGATTTAGAAATTAAAGATAATTTTTTAATTTCTAAATAGATAACTAAATTTACATCTATTTAGAAATTTTAAATCTTTTGATTTTTTATCTTAATTTTATTGAAAGTATATATTTTTCATATTTTTCATATAACTTCTTAATTTAATTCCTATAGTCTCTATAGGGTGATTACGTATTAAACTATTTATTTTATTTAATTTAGAATTTTCTATTTTTGATTTCGTAAAAAATTTATCATCTATTTGATTAACAAATTTTTTTAATATAGGAAATGCCTTTTCTGTAAAAATATAATTTCCATATTCAGCTGTATCAGAAATTACTAAATTCATTTCATAAAGTCTTTTACGAGCAATAGTATTTGCTATCAATGGTAATTCATGTAAAGACTCATAGTATGCAGATTCTGGAAGAATACCAGAATTTATCATAGTTTCAAAAGATAATTCTATTCCTGCTTTTATAATTGAGATTAGTAAAATATTTTTATCAAAATACTCTTGTTCTTCAATAATACCTTTATAATAAGGAGCATTTTCAAATGATGTGGATTTTGTTTTTAAACGTAATTTTTTTAGTTTAGTATCTTTATTAACCCAATCTTTCATCATTTCTTTAGAAAATTCACCTGAAA from Buchnera aphidicola (Neophyllaphis podocarpi) harbors:
- the trxA gene encoding thioredoxin TrxA codes for the protein MYNYEIIELTDSNFESKIIKNKGYFLVDFWASWCNPCKILSPILEDISLEYKNKIIVAKLNVEHNTKIPAKYSIKGIPTLLLFSDGLVKATKVGAVSKIQLKEFLDSNLS
- a CDS encoding UvrD-helicase domain-containing protein — encoded protein: MLLNFNQKKIINLIKGPCLVLAGAGSGKTNVITNKINHLVKNHIYKKNKIVAITFTNKAANEMKNRLNSIIEISDSEKVIISTFHSLGLYIIKSELNYLDIKPNFSILDESDKFKLLKDLTSKSLNKDKNLLIELIKFISKCKNNLISYNNVKLINLSNSNVLFIKLYKIYDRYLKCSNILDFDDLIFLPTILFKKNKLIREKWRNNIDYLLIDEYQDTNSIQYEMIKMIINKQANFTFVGDDDQSIYSWRGARSQNFQILIKDFPQTKIIKMEQNYRSSKIILNAANILISNNHHIFSKKLFSNLDNGSKIRITISNNEELEASSIAKIITKNISKYQTNYRDYAILYRNNYQSKIIEKKLIEQNLPYQIYGNNSLFESSEIKDIISYMKLVNNFNDDVSFLRIINRPKRNIGMMTIKKLSDCARISNISLFKSSFHINFIKKNKKNILDYLNKFTFFINKVYLKFKDNPVFAFKYLIKKINYENWLKKNVKDMKKLNNIISNLCFFYKYVLDMLSGKFTNKPLNLDDVITNISLKDIKNENIKYSEKNNKVNLMTLHSSKGLEFPFVIISGLEEGILPHTNNYINNIEEERRLFYVGITRAQKKLFFTLSNQRFYRGININTQYSRFLFELPQSDLLWNNINLIKKQEKIKQDSSSYIFRLKKIIKNINN